The Cyprinus carpio isolate SPL01 chromosome B17, ASM1834038v1, whole genome shotgun sequence genome has a window encoding:
- the wdr25 gene encoding WD repeat-containing protein 25 isoform X2: protein MASLVDYEDSDSETDQDPQLYHDEGLIISCSSSSSSSSSSRVSAAQSGSSGSVKRVQLQGSALRPYVPKRQRLAETAAVQAEEPAPSGSAGSPLLSQVSERVRPFLGRRQGQVELPRRMQSRIEAHQGPVNTLQWSPVDHLSHLLLSASMDRTFKVRRSHGWRMALRCAASPHDPLILTSFCAEASVRRSEPGTLAAMLRVYKAAVQQTLDVLFLSGGREFISSTDAVSRDSADRTLIAWDFETTARLSNQIFHERFTCPCLGCHPLESSFVAQTNGGYIALFSAQRPYRINKRRRYEGHKVEGFAVHCGFSADGSVLVSGSSTGSVHFYDFQSSRTLSTLHAHQHACVCAALHPIIPAVMATCDWTGEIKIWS, encoded by the exons ATGGCTTCACTGGTGGATTATGAGGATTCTGACAGTGAGACGGATCAGGATCCTCAGCTTTATCATGATGAAGGCCTCATCATCAGctgctcctcctcttcatcatcttcatcatcatcacgtGTGTCAGCAGCACAGTCCGGTTCCTCCGGCTCCGTGAAGAGAGTCCAGCTGCAGGGGTCTGCGCTGAGGCCGTATGTTCCTAAGAGACAGAGGCTGGCAGAGACCGCAGCGGTTCAGGCTGAAGAACCGGCCCCGTCTGGATCTGCTGGGTCTCCGCTGCTGTCTCAGGTGTCCGAGAGGGTCCGGCCGTTTCTGGGCCGAAGGCAGGGTCAGGTCGAGCTGCCCAGACGCATGCAGAGCCGCATCGAGGCCCATCAGGGTCCAGTGAACACACTGCAGTGGAGTCCAGTGGATCATCTCAGTCACCTGCTGCTGTCCGCATCCATGGACAGAACCTTCAAG GTAAGACGATCTCACGGATGGAGAATGGCTTTAAGGTGTGCTGCGTCGCCCCACGACCCTCTGATCCTGACGTCTTTCTGTGCGGAGGCTTCAGTCCGGAGGTCAGAGCCTGGGACGCTCGCTGCT atGCTGCGGGTCTATAAGGCGGCGGTTCAGCAGACGCTGGACGTCTTGTTCCTGAGCGGCGGGAGAGAGTTCATCAGCAGCACTGATGCTGTCAGCCGAGACTCCGCTGACCGGACGCTCATCGCCTGGGACTTTGAGACGACCGCCAGACTCTCCAACCAGATCTTCCAC GAGCGCTTCACCTGTCCGTGTCTGGGGTGTCACCCTCTGGAGAGCAGCTTCGTGGCTCAGACCAACGGTGGCTACATCGCCCTGTTCTCCGCCCAGAGGCCCTACAGGATCAACAAGAGACGCCGCTACGAAGGACACAAG GTGGAGGgttttgcagtgcattgtgggttcTCTGCAGACGGAAGCGTTCTGGTCTCTGGTAGTTCTACAGGTTCTGTGCACTTCTATGACTTCCAGAGCTCACGCACCCTGAGCACGCTTCACGCTCACCAACACGCCTGCGTCTGCGCCGCGCTGCATCCCATCATTCCTGCCGTCATGGCCACGTGTGATTGGACGGGAGAGATCAAGATCTGGAGCTGA
- the wdr25 gene encoding WD repeat-containing protein 25 isoform X1, translating into MASLVDYEDSDSETDQDPQLYHDEGLIISCSSSSSSSSSSRVSAAQSGSSGSVKRVQLQGSALRPYVPKRQRLAETAAVQAEEPAPSGSAGSPLLSQVSERVRPFLGRRQGQVELPRRMQSRIEAHQGPVNTLQWSPVDHLSHLLLSASMDRTFKVWDGVGGGRCLRTYSAHRGSVRDACWLACGRRLLSGSFDGSAAVTDVETGKTISRMENGFKVCCVAPRPSDPDVFLCGGFSPEVRAWDARCCKMLRVYKAAVQQTLDVLFLSGGREFISSTDAVSRDSADRTLIAWDFETTARLSNQIFHERFTCPCLGCHPLESSFVAQTNGGYIALFSAQRPYRINKRRRYEGHKVEGFAVHCGFSADGSVLVSGSSTGSVHFYDFQSSRTLSTLHAHQHACVCAALHPIIPAVMATCDWTGEIKIWS; encoded by the exons ATGGCTTCACTGGTGGATTATGAGGATTCTGACAGTGAGACGGATCAGGATCCTCAGCTTTATCATGATGAAGGCCTCATCATCAGctgctcctcctcttcatcatcttcatcatcatcacgtGTGTCAGCAGCACAGTCCGGTTCCTCCGGCTCCGTGAAGAGAGTCCAGCTGCAGGGGTCTGCGCTGAGGCCGTATGTTCCTAAGAGACAGAGGCTGGCAGAGACCGCAGCGGTTCAGGCTGAAGAACCGGCCCCGTCTGGATCTGCTGGGTCTCCGCTGCTGTCTCAGGTGTCCGAGAGGGTCCGGCCGTTTCTGGGCCGAAGGCAGGGTCAGGTCGAGCTGCCCAGACGCATGCAGAGCCGCATCGAGGCCCATCAGGGTCCAGTGAACACACTGCAGTGGAGTCCAGTGGATCATCTCAGTCACCTGCTGCTGTCCGCATCCATGGACAGAACCTTCAAG GTGTGGGATGGTGTTGGTGGTGGGCGGTGCTTACGGACATACTCCGCCCACCGTGGCTCCGTGCGTGATGCCTGTTGGCTGGCCTGCGGGCGACGCCTCCTCTCAGGCTCGTTTGACGGCAGCGCGGCAGTCACTGATGTGGAGACGG GTAAGACGATCTCACGGATGGAGAATGGCTTTAAGGTGTGCTGCGTCGCCCCACGACCCTCTGATCCTGACGTCTTTCTGTGCGGAGGCTTCAGTCCGGAGGTCAGAGCCTGGGACGCTCGCTGCTGTAAG atGCTGCGGGTCTATAAGGCGGCGGTTCAGCAGACGCTGGACGTCTTGTTCCTGAGCGGCGGGAGAGAGTTCATCAGCAGCACTGATGCTGTCAGCCGAGACTCCGCTGACCGGACGCTCATCGCCTGGGACTTTGAGACGACCGCCAGACTCTCCAACCAGATCTTCCAC GAGCGCTTCACCTGTCCGTGTCTGGGGTGTCACCCTCTGGAGAGCAGCTTCGTGGCTCAGACCAACGGTGGCTACATCGCCCTGTTCTCCGCCCAGAGGCCCTACAGGATCAACAAGAGACGCCGCTACGAAGGACACAAG GTGGAGGgttttgcagtgcattgtgggttcTCTGCAGACGGAAGCGTTCTGGTCTCTGGTAGTTCTACAGGTTCTGTGCACTTCTATGACTTCCAGAGCTCACGCACCCTGAGCACGCTTCACGCTCACCAACACGCCTGCGTCTGCGCCGCGCTGCATCCCATCATTCCTGCCGTCATGGCCACGTGTGATTGGACGGGAGAGATCAAGATCTGGAGCTGA
- the LOC122140280 gene encoding brain-enriched guanylate kinase-associated protein-like has protein sequence MKKIYTGKTALKAPINDSKHQKRSSLQEQKEDLRRRLGCTTHKLQTRQYLETELRRAQDQLDKFTEKLRRIQSSYMALQRINQDMEEKIHRMTQRHEEEKRLRSREIVTLKNHLMEAKIFIQKLREDNVRMTDAMLNASIIHRLDEAVKASL, from the exons ATGAAAAAGATTTATACTGGGAAAACGGCGCTAAAAGCACCAATAAATGATAGTAAACATCAGAAGAGGAG cTCGCTGCAGGAGCAGAAGGAGGATCTGCGCAGGCGTCTCGGCTGCACCACACACAAACTGCAGACGCGTCAGTATCTGGAGACGGAGCTGCGACGAGCTCAAGACCAGCTGGACAAATTCACCGAGAAGCTGCGCAG GATTCAGAGCAGCTACATGGCTCTACAGAGAATAAACCAGGACATGGAGGAGAAAATCCACCGAATG ACTCAACGTCACGAAGAGGAGAAGAGATTGCGGAGTCGAGAGATTGTCACGCTGAAAAACCACCTGATGGAGGCCAAGATCTTCATCCAGAAGCTGCGAGAGGATAATGTACGTATGACAGATGCCATGCTGAACGCTTCCATCATTCACAGGCTAGATGAAGCTGTGAAGGCGTCACTGTGA
- the LOC109088368 gene encoding mitochondrial basic amino acids transporter-like isoform X2, whose product MLGLYKGIGSPMMGLTFINAIVFGVQGNAMRMLAADTPLHQFLAGAAAGLIQCVICCPMELAKTRMQMQGTGEKCASRKMYRNSLDCLIRIHRKEGVRGINRGMVTTVIRETPGFGVYFLTYDTLTRALGCDADDGYIIPKLLLAGGMSGMASWISTYPVDVIKSRLQADGVGGANRYDGIVDCVRQSWRREGWRTFTRGLTSTLLRAFPVNATTFATVTLFLMYMREDADGVKDCEAMQPNLQHSSL is encoded by the coding sequence ATGCTGGGCCTCTATAAGGGCATCGGCTCGCCCATGATGGGCCTGACCTTCATCAACGCCATCGTGTTCGGCGTGCAGGGGAACGCCATGCGCATGCTGGCCGCGGACACGCCTCTGCACCAGTTCCTCGCGGGCGCCGCGGCCGGACTCATCCAGTGCGTGATCTGCTGCCCGATGGAGCTGGCCAAGACCCGCATGCAGATGCAGGGAACGGGCGAGAAGTGTGCCTCCAGGAAGATGTACAGGAACTCTCTGGACTGTCTGATCCGCATCCACCGGAAGGAGGGAGTCCGAGGGATAAACCGAGGAATGGTGACCACCGTCATCCGCGAGACGCCCGGCTTCGGCGTGTACTTCCTCACCTACGATACACTGACTCGCGCGCTGGGCTGCGACGCTGATGACGGATACATCATTCCCAAGCTGCTCCTGGCGGGCGGCATGTCGGGAATGGCATCCTGGATCTCCACTTATCCTGTAGACGTCATCAAGTCCCGCCTCCAGGCAGACGGAGTGGGCGGAGCCAACAGGTACGACGGTATCGTGGACTGCGTCCGTCAGAGCTGGCGGCGGGAAGGATGGAGGACCTTCACTCGAGGCCTGACCTCGACCCTCTTGAGAGCGTTTCCCGTCAACGCCACAACATTCGCCACCGTCACGCTCTTCCTCATGTACATGCGCGAGGACGCTGATGGTGTGAAGGACTGCGAGGCCATGCAACCGAACCTGCAGCACAGCAGCCTGTGA
- the LOC109088368 gene encoding mitochondrial basic amino acids transporter-like isoform X1, which produces MALDFVAGCMGGAAGVLVGHPFDTVKVRLQVQSVDKPLYRGTYHCFQSIVRQESMLGLYKGIGSPMMGLTFINAIVFGVQGNAMRMLAADTPLHQFLAGAAAGLIQCVICCPMELAKTRMQMQGTGEKCASRKMYRNSLDCLIRIHRKEGVRGINRGMVTTVIRETPGFGVYFLTYDTLTRALGCDADDGYIIPKLLLAGGMSGMASWISTYPVDVIKSRLQADGVGGANRYDGIVDCVRQSWRREGWRTFTRGLTSTLLRAFPVNATTFATVTLFLMYMREDADGVKDCEAMQPNLQHSSL; this is translated from the exons ATGGCTCTGGACTTCGTTGCAGGATGCATGGGAG GAGCCGCAGGTGTGCTGGTCGGACATCCGTTTGATACGGTCAAG GTGAGACTGCAGGTGCAGAGCGTGGACAAGCCCTTGTACCGCGGCACGTACCACTGCTTCCAGTCCATCGTCCGGCAGGAGTCG ATGCTGGGCCTCTATAAGGGCATCGGCTCGCCCATGATGGGCCTGACCTTCATCAACGCCATCGTGTTCGGCGTGCAGGGGAACGCCATGCGCATGCTGGCCGCGGACACGCCTCTGCACCAGTTCCTCGCGGGCGCCGCGGCCGGACTCATCCAGTGCGTGATCTGCTGCCCGATGGAGCTGGCCAAGACCCGCATGCAGATGCAGGGAACGGGCGAGAAGTGTGCCTCCAGGAAGATGTACAGGAACTCTCTGGACTGTCTGATCCGCATCCACCGGAAGGAGGGAGTCCGAGGGATAAACCGAGGAATGGTGACCACCGTCATCCGCGAGACGCCCGGCTTCGGCGTGTACTTCCTCACCTACGATACACTGACTCGCGCGCTGGGCTGCGACGCTGATGACGGATACATCATTCCCAAGCTGCTCCTGGCGGGCGGCATGTCGGGAATGGCATCCTGGATCTCCACTTATCCTGTAGACGTCATCAAGTCCCGCCTCCAGGCAGACGGAGTGGGCGGAGCCAACAGGTACGACGGTATCGTGGACTGCGTCCGTCAGAGCTGGCGGCGGGAAGGATGGAGGACCTTCACTCGAGGCCTGACCTCGACCCTCTTGAGAGCGTTTCCCGTCAACGCCACAACATTCGCCACCGTCACGCTCTTCCTCATGTACATGCGCGAGGACGCTGATGGTGTGAAGGACTGCGAGGCCATGCAACCGAACCTGCAGCACAGCAGCCTGTGA
- the wars1 gene encoding tryptophan--tRNA ligase, cytoplasmic gives MSDLSAMDLYEKLTAQGDTVRALKAQKSPKADVDAAVQLLLQMKLDYRRVSGQDYKAGCPPVDGEMLEDHGAAPEDGDDQVDPWSVSSSSAKGVDYDKLIVRFGSSKIDQELVDRIARVTGKTPHRFLRRGVFFSHRDMHQILDAFEKQKSFYLYTGRGPSSEAMHVGHLIPFIFTKWLQDVFDVPLVIQMTDDEKYLWKDLSLDECHRYAVENARDIIACGFDVNKTFIFSDLDYMGASPAFYRNVVKVQKHVTFNQVKGIFGFTDSDCIGKISFPAIQAAPSFSSSFPQIFGERTDVQCLIPCAIDQDPYFRMTRDVAPRIGYPKPALLHSTFFPALQGAQTKMSASEANSSIFLTDSAKQIKNKINKHAFSGGKDTVEEHRKCGGNPDMDVSFMYLSFFLEDDDQLEKIRQDYSSGALLTGELKKCLIETLQPMIAAHQERRRLVTDEIVQQFMSPRKLHFNC, from the exons ATGTCAGACTTGAGCGCGATGGATCTGTACGAGAAGCTGACAGCTCAGGGAGACACAGTGAGAGCTCTGAAAGCCCAGAAGAGCCCCAAA GCTGATGTGGACGCGGCCGTGCAGCTGCTGCTGCAGATGAAGCTGGACTACAGGCGTGTCAGCGGTCAGGACTATAAGGCCGGGTGTCCGCCGGTGGACGGTGAGATGCTGGAGGATCACGGAGCAGCGCCGGAGGACGGAGATGATCAGGTGGATCCGTGGAGCGTCTCCTCCAGCAGCGCCAAAGGAGTCGACTATGATAAACTCATCG TGCGGTTCGGCAGCAGTAAGATCGATCAGGAGCTGGTGGACAGAATCGCTCGGGTCACAGGAAAAACACCGCACCGCTTCCTGCGCAGAGGAGTCTTCTTCTCACACAG GGACATGCATCAGATCCTGGACGCGTTCGAGAAGCAGAAGTCCTTCTATCTGTACACGGGTCGAGGGCCGTCCTCTGAGGCCATGCATGTGGGTCACCTGATCCCCTTCATCTTCACCAA gtgGCTCCAGGACGTGTTCGACGTTCCTCTGGTCATTCAGATGACCGATGATGAGAAGTACCTGTGGAAGGATCTGTCGCTGGACGAGTGTCACCGGTACGCAGTGGAGAACGCCCGAGACATCATCGCCTGCGGATTCGACGTCAACAAGACCTTCATCTTCTCTGACCTCGACTATATGGG AGCCAGTCCTGCGTTCTACAGGAACGTGGTGAAGGTCCAGAAGCACGTGACGTTTAATCAGGTCAAAGGCATCTTTGGCTTCACAGACAGCGACTGCATCG GTAAGATCAGTTTCCCCGCCATCCAGGCGGCTCCGTCCTTCAGCAGCTCCTTCCCGCAGATCTTCGGCGAGCGGACGGACGTTCAGTGTCTGATCCCGTGTGCCATCGATCAG GACCCGTACTTCCGGATGACGCGGGACGTGGCTCCTCGGATCGGTTATCCGAAGCCGGCTCTGCTTCACTCCACCTTCTTCCCGGCGCTGCAGGGAGCTCAGACCAAGATGAGCGCCAGCGAGGCCAACTCCTCCATCTTCCTGACCGACTCGGCCAAACAGATCAAGAACAAG ATCAACAAACACGCCTTCTCCGGCGGGAAGGACACGGTCGAGGAGCACAGGAAGTGCGGCGGGAATCCAGACATGGACGTTTCCTTCATGTACCTGAGCTTCTTCCTGGAAGACGATGATCAGCTGGAGAAGATCAGACAG GACTACAGCAGCGGCGCGCTGCTCACCGGAGAACTGAAGAAGTGTTTGATCGAGACGCTGCAGCCCATGATCGCCGCGCACCAGGAGAGACGCAGACTCGTGACGGACGAGATCGTGCAGCAGTTCATGAGCCCTCGCAAACTACACTTCAACTGCTAG